A region of the Hyperolius riggenbachi isolate aHypRig1 chromosome 9, aHypRig1.pri, whole genome shotgun sequence genome:
tccccccgaTCCCCTCTGGCCTCTGCATTGTTTAAGATTTATaatgctatttagcgttataagtataaagcacactgcctgcgccattttttaacacttataacgctaaatagcgttatataatgcaagtctatgcggcgccgttttcgttcccctggtgctgtgcgccatttttaactgtcacgATCTATACTAGGGAGGAGGCTGCCTAAAccgggggctcatctggctatctaaactggggaggggaCTGGCTAATATTGGGAACACATCTGTCTATCTGAACTGGGAAAGGACAGGGGGTCGAAGCGGGTTACTTCGGCGCTAATGCTAAGCGCCGAAGATggacgccgtcatagcagcaatgctatgatgcacgCCCCACGCAAGAGTAATTTGGGGATCTGGCAATcaacagaccctgaattacatctccctccaagttgtacaactcagagggggaatagtatttaacgccaccggggaGTTTAGCCGCAGCAGGGAGAGACTTCATTTGGCTCGCCCTCCGCCCAACTCACCAACAGCCGTACTATACGTATGCCGGGGGCTGGCTAATTCCTGGAtctgatctggctatctaacttggggagggactgggggcacatctggttatctataaaGGGAATGGGTCTGACTATCTAATCTGTTAGGATTTAGAGTACTGTAAAACCTTCCACTAGTGAGCAAAGCATTACCCATgtgtggagtctaggtgaccatgGGTCTTCGCCAATAACGACCCGAGGGGATTGCCCTGGACTTAGAAGCCAAGTGCCAACCAGGTCACACCTAGGATAACTTCAGCTAGTGATTGAAAGAATGGTGACACCTCAGTGCAGAGTCATCTCAAAGTCCAGCTCTAGGCAGAACAGTAATCATAGTCGGTATCCAGAAAATAGGTCAGCAATAGGCGTAATCCATATCCAGGCAAGAGGTCGGGGCAGGTAGTAACAAGCATAGTCAGTATCCAGGCAAGAGGTCAGGGCAGACAGCAATAAACATAGTAGGTATCCAGGcaagaggtcagggcaggcagcaataCGCATAGTAGGTATCCAgggagaggtggcacagggggcctGAAGGTGGCACAAGAAAAAAGGAGGCaaaagggagaaagagagaggcaaaggggggcagaggaaggcacagtgggacagagggacacacaggaAGCCAGAGATGGCACGAGGGACTGAAGGAGgtgcaaggggacagaaggaggcacaaagggagacaaaaggaggcataAATACCCGTGGGGCGTGGCTTAATTTGGTAGGTGGGGCTTAGCTCAGATGATGCTTAGGTATGCGGGGCCTAATCTGGggagcccccaggaccaatggcacttcaAGCAGTGGCCTGGAATGCCTATGCTTAAAAATACCCCCAATTGTTGCATTGCAATCTAATTTTTCTAGATCTACAATTCAACAAAtatgggggttgattcattaagttgCACTTAAATTGAACAATATGGGTTTCTCTGCACGCACACTACGCGTGGTAGTGCTGCGTAGCGTGCGCGCTGGTAACTTACGTGCGCTCCTTTAAAATAATGGCCGCTCCTTTAATCCAGCCCTAAACCCTGTTGGGTCCGGTGGCTTCCTAggacgtgatccccgcacttttATTGTGCCTGTCACTTGGCCCCCCCATTacacctccctctgagttgctatgactcggagggggaatagtactttACGCCACCagggatttgagtggcagcagggtgagcctttattcaactcaccctgtgcccagctcaccggcggcaTACTAATACGTACACCTTtcttctcccgaggtaagtatctaaatttttCCCATTAGAATTTCCTGTGTTTactttaaactctctaaatatatacaggcagcatttctctgttttcattctgtcctgtgcaagagttcaggtccactttaaagtgtatttgggtgtatcttactttttggccacaggatGGCACTACACTTAGTTCTCCGTCTGCTGTTAAGAGTAGGAACTAATGTGTGTGTAACAGTTTTCTTTTGGTTATGAATGAGAGCTGCGTCCCTCTCCCATTCATCACAAGCATGGTGATCGGGGTTGAGAACAGCTGTTTCGCATTCTCCAATCATGGAAGGATGGGAACAGGGCAAGTCcaaagcagaggcgagagaggctccagcctcagagcgcagtgtaggagggggcacatatctcacttagctatcatttcactattgtgtttgaagaagagagaaataagaaaaggggatacatggaagtgactgcaagccagataactagagattaaggtgttggaggccctggggcgcttcttagtctaatagcaatcagtgtgtgacagctggggtgggagggatggaggggcacactttggtgtctcagcctttggtgctggaggaccttgtaccgGCTCTGGACGGGTATACAGCGATTGTGAATGGAAACAATGCATACATATACGCGCCTGATCTGCAAGCGAGGTGAACAGGGGTATCTATATACACATACCAAGGATCTGGAACTGGTTAACTATTTTTTGTATTTAGTTTTGATCTCTGGAACTTAggtaacaataaaaataaaaataagcttACCATTAAAGAAGAAATAATTAAGCAGGACCATAGTCGTTTTCTCATTCAGCTGTTCCATCAGATTCTCTATTCTGCCCCTGGTTGTCTTGTTGAGATACGAATTGATGTCATCCACCGCTTGTTTGGGGTTGTCGAAGCTGATCTTGTGAATGTTGGCCCTGTAGTACTTGGTCACGTTCCCCTCAAAGTTTGGATGAACATCTCCTGACATGAAGATATCATTGTTATACCTGATGACTACGCTTTGTTTACGCCGGATGGTTGAATTGATCAGCAGACTAATGTCTTCATGCAGCACTTCGTTGGTCTTCTCCGGATTCAGAAACATGGCTTCCAGAATGTTCTTCCGGGTTGCTGGTCGGGCCGTGACGGCCATCATGGCCAGGGTGGTGTAAATGCTGATGGGTGAAATAACTAAATTGATTGCATTTCGGGAAGAAACGTTTTTATATAAATCCACAGCAAATTCCACAATGGCGATGGACACGTCATCTTGGACACATCTCTCATTCGCTTTGCTGGCGTGATACGCGAGGGTCAGACAAATGGTTACCCAGAGTAGGAGATTGgtcttcatttttttctcttcagtttcaATCCTGTTGGAACGTAGACAATAGGCACATGGCTAAGTATCTGATAGACCCACTTTCATTATGCTACAGGGTCTGATATGCCTGTAGTCAGGGCAGTTAATACGTTACAGAGCTCCCAGGCCCCAGGGATCAGGTTTATTAAGAGCAATGTGTAATTGGTAAAAGGTTTAATTGGAGGATAGTGATAGTCAggagcgttgctaggatcctaaaagatGCCGGGCACCTTAGggcagggatccccaacctgtggtccgcggcccactggtggtccgcaggacgctttcagttgggccgcgggactgtcctcttgcccCCGCCCCCTCCGCAGCCGCCGCTGCTGTTATCTCTGGCGGGCCGCTTGGTATCTTAcattccccttctctccctcttgtCAGCGACGCGTGtgagtcacagcagcgcgccctgcagctgctgtgacagagagggagaaagcaggagagaaagagcggcttcctgtagcggcgcgccgttactatgggaaccgttctctctttcctgcttcctccctctccatcacagcagcagcggggcgcgctgctgtgacctACACTCcggcgagagagagaggggaatgtAAGACAAGGTAActgcagcggccgcgggggggaggtgggggctgctatgcttgggcactatactggggcactatacttgctatactggggtattatactggggcgctatactgggcactatactggctgtactggggcactactagctatattggggcactatactggctatactgggcactatactggctgtactggggcactactagctgtactggggcactactagcaaatactggggcactatactggctgtactggggcactactagctatattggggcactatactgggcactatactggctgtactggggcactactagctgtactggggcactactagctatactggggcactatactggctgtactggggcactactagctatactggggcactatactcgctatactggggcactatactggctgtactggggcactactagctgtactggggcactatactagctatactggggcactatactggctgtactggggcactactagctatactggggcactatactagctatactggggcactatactggctgtactggggcactactagctgtactggggcactatactagctgtactggggcactactagctatacttatactagctatactgggcactatactagctatactgaggcactatactagctatactggggcatactagctatactgggcactttagtagctatactggggcactacctaccaacactgggcactatactagctatactggggcactacctacctatactgggcactatattagctttactgggcactatactagctatactggggtaactgtactagccatactggggcaactaaactccctatactggggcaactatgctagctatgcccccccccccggtaacccgTTGTGCACGACGCTGTCCACTAGGACGCTACACCCCCCGCtggccccggagaaaaatttggtcagaaagtggtccccgggccggaaaaggttggggacccctgccttagggCACCAGGGAGAAAGGTATAAAAATGCCATGGGTACcaggaaaatgggcgtggccatgatgtgGCTGTAGCCAACTGTAATGTAATAGTGTAACGCAAAAGGACCcaagtttttttttcccaaaacacaTTTAGGCAAAGAGACCCAAAGGTAACTAGACAACATTTTTCCTTAAAAACCACACATATAATAAGACGGCATAGCATTTCCCCCATTAAAAAAACACTCAACAATGCAGAGTGAGGCTATCATGTCCCTATGACCAAAATCTGAGGAATGCCATATAGAAAGAAAGCAGTTCTGAAAGCAAAAAGGGTCCAATTCAGTACTAGCAAGATGTAACTCTAAAATATGAAATGCAGAAATGATTACCCCAAAAAATGCACAAACCATTACCACACGTGAAATGCAAAAATGTTTACACCAAATGTCAAATGCAGAAACCCAcacatgtgaaatgcagaaaTGTTTACCCCAAATGTCAAAAACAGAAACTATTGCTACACAAGGGAAATGCAGCGACGCTTACCCCATGTGAAATGCAGAAACCTTTACCACACATATGAAATGCAAAAACATTTACCCCAAATGTCAACTGCAGAAACTGTTATCACACAAATGTGAAATGTAGAAACTGTTACACCACATACTGCAAATGCAGAAACCGTTACAGTAGATGTGAAATGCAAAAACCGTTACCACAGATGCGAAATGCAGAAACCATTACGAGTACCATGGATGTGAAACGCAGAAACCATTATCAGGGATGTGAAATGCAAAAAACATTATGCTAAATATATAAGAAATGCAGAAACCATTGCCACAAATATGAAATGCAGACACCGTCAGGGATGCTCATGACGACCTCGTAATTACGGGCCAATTTGAGCAATTACTACATCGGAATTGTCATCCATGATCTtggtccttgctgactccctccatggcctctcttccactctccccaccccaaagtgtcctaatcttgctgcagctcagtatcaccaaactctctcagcagccctagagaaagctgctccaccaatattccgccgcaaccgatcccctaacccccagccctggcgcactacccatactcgcaacctccagagggaaacacgtgccactgaacgaaaatggaggaaaactcgactaaaccaggatttcttacagtacaagactaacctgctgcagttccacactgcccttgctcatgtgaagcaggaatactttaccaagctcatcggagcacaagcttccagtccccggcgtctttttggcaccttcaactccctgcttaaacccaccccccaccttctgtttcctccctctctgccacagatttagccacccacttcaccaacaaaatagtctccatccgtcaggaaatatccattcttcaatcttcacctcccacccgctcacaaccaactcctcctccaccctatcctcccctcacctccttcactcctactaccactgaggaagtcaaccacctactgcagacttcccataccactacctccccccttgaccctatcccttctcatctacttcagcctcacttcacggatctggccccagtcctcactaccctgtttaacctctccctatccacaggcaccttcccatcagacttcaagcaggccacagtactgcccctgctcaagaaaccctccctcgacccctcgctactctccaactaccgcccgatctccctcctccccttcacctcaaaactccttgagcgtctggttcacaaacgcctgacccagtacctcaatgccaactcactactagacccactgcaatctggatttcggcctgcccactcaaccgaaacggctctcaccaaagtggtcaatgaccttgccttagctaaagccgaaggtaaatactccatcc
Encoded here:
- the LOC137532113 gene encoding serine protease inhibitor A6-like gives rise to the protein MKTNLLLWVTICLTLAYHASKANERCVQDDVSIAIVEFAVDLYKNVSSRNAINLVISPISIYTTLAMMAVTARPATRKNILEAMFLNPEKTNEVLHEDISLLINSTIRRKQSVVIRYNNDIFMSGDVHPNFEGNVTKYYRANIHKISFDNPKQAVDDINSYLNKTTRGRIENLMEQLNEKTTMVLLNYFFFNAKFTKKFDLHKTKDGIFQGSDGKNVTVPMMHDSGYFKTYRDSRNSDSKVIQVPYSDNIVLLLILPPMGRLREVETNLTSGTIRKYLHSSRYSLVDLSLPRFNFKNTVELKSALESIGVGNTIYQKTSVNMTETELGLKGGTVVQLSECKPNPEFKVDHPFLMTVYDKDTDTILLIGRFGSPSEI